The following are encoded in a window of Sphaerisporangium siamense genomic DNA:
- a CDS encoding GNAT family N-acetyltransferase — protein MLHALIAATEAAGIWTVQSGVFPENTAGLAPHARAGFRVIGTRERVGRHHGVWRDVLLIERRSPIIT, from the coding sequence GTGCTCCACGCGTTGATCGCCGCCACCGAAGCAGCCGGAATCTGGACCGTCCAGTCGGGGGTCTTCCCGGAGAACACCGCCGGCCTCGCTCCGCACGCCCGCGCCGGCTTCCGCGTGATCGGCACCCGGGAACGCGTCGGCCGTCACCACGGCGTCTGGCGTGACGTACTGCTCATCGAGCGGCGCAGCCCGATCATCACCTGA
- a CDS encoding arsenate reductase ArsC has translation MSDIPEVLFVCVHNAGRSQMAAAFLTHLAPGRVRVRSAGSAPADAVNPAVVEAMEEIGVDISAEIPKVLTTGAVRASDVVITMGCGDTCPFFPGKRYLDWQLDDPAGQGVEAVRPIRDEIERRVRGLITELLPGAGAGAR, from the coding sequence GTGTCCGATATCCCGGAAGTGCTGTTCGTCTGCGTCCACAACGCCGGCCGCTCCCAGATGGCCGCCGCCTTCCTCACCCACCTCGCGCCGGGCCGCGTCCGGGTCCGCTCCGCAGGGTCGGCGCCCGCCGACGCGGTGAACCCCGCCGTGGTGGAGGCGATGGAAGAGATCGGCGTCGACATCTCCGCCGAGATCCCCAAGGTGCTCACCACCGGCGCGGTACGTGCCTCCGATGTCGTCATCACCATGGGCTGCGGCGACACCTGCCCCTTCTTTCCCGGTAAGCGTTACCTCGATTGGCAGCTCGACGACCCCGCGGGCCAGGGAGTGGAGGCGGTCCGCCCGATCCGCGACGAGATCGAGCGGCGGGTGCGCGGCCTGATCACCGAACTCCTCCCAGGGGCGGGCGCCGGTGCCCGCTGA
- the purB gene encoding adenylosuccinate lyase: protein MTDKPRIPNVLAARYASPELARVWSPENKVVAERRLWLAVLRAQGDLGVAVPPGVVDDYEAVAGKVDLASIAARERVTRHDVKARIEEFNDLAGHEHVHKGMTSRDLTENVEQMQVRDSLVLVRDRCVAMLAALADLAARHAGVVMAGRSHNVAAQATTLGKRFATAADELLVAFARLEELIARYPLRGIKGPVGTAQDMLDLLGGDAPKLAALEERVAGHLGFTAGLTSVGQVYPRSLDYEALTTLVQLAAAPSSLAKTIRLMAGHELVTEGFQPGQVGSSAMPHKMNTRSCERVNGLAVVLRGYASMAGELAGDQWNEGDVSCSVVRRVALPDAFFAFDGLAETMLTVLAEFGAFPAVIAAELDRYLPFLSTTKMLMAAVRAGVGRETAHELIKEHAVAAALAMRETGAANTLLERLDADPRFPLDLPALRAALADPVTFTGAAAAQVTEVVSRVEAVVARHPEAAAYRPGAIL from the coding sequence GTGACCGATAAGCCGCGCATTCCTAACGTCCTGGCCGCCCGATACGCCTCGCCCGAGTTGGCGCGAGTGTGGTCTCCTGAGAACAAGGTGGTGGCCGAGCGGCGGCTGTGGCTGGCCGTTCTGCGGGCGCAGGGCGATCTCGGTGTGGCGGTGCCGCCGGGGGTGGTGGACGACTACGAGGCCGTGGCCGGCAAGGTGGACCTGGCCTCGATCGCCGCGCGCGAGCGGGTCACGCGGCACGACGTCAAGGCCCGCATCGAGGAGTTCAACGACCTGGCGGGGCACGAGCACGTCCACAAGGGCATGACCTCCCGCGACCTGACCGAGAACGTCGAGCAGATGCAGGTCCGCGACAGCCTCGTGCTCGTGCGCGACCGGTGCGTGGCCATGCTGGCCGCCCTGGCGGACCTGGCCGCCCGGCACGCCGGCGTCGTCATGGCGGGGCGCTCGCACAACGTCGCGGCGCAGGCCACCACGCTCGGCAAGCGGTTCGCCACGGCGGCCGACGAGCTGCTGGTGGCGTTCGCGCGGCTGGAGGAGCTGATCGCCCGCTACCCGCTGCGCGGGATCAAGGGGCCGGTCGGCACCGCGCAGGACATGCTGGACCTGCTCGGCGGGGACGCGCCCAAGCTCGCGGCGCTGGAGGAGCGCGTGGCGGGGCACCTGGGCTTCACGGCCGGGCTGACCAGCGTCGGGCAGGTCTACCCCCGGTCGCTGGACTACGAGGCGCTGACCACGCTGGTGCAGCTCGCGGCGGCGCCGTCCAGCCTGGCCAAGACGATCCGGCTGATGGCCGGGCACGAGCTGGTCACCGAGGGCTTCCAGCCGGGCCAGGTCGGCTCCAGCGCGATGCCGCACAAGATGAACACCCGCTCCTGCGAGCGGGTCAACGGCCTGGCCGTCGTGCTGCGCGGGTACGCCTCGATGGCCGGTGAGCTGGCCGGGGACCAGTGGAACGAGGGGGACGTGTCCTGCTCGGTGGTGCGCCGGGTGGCGCTGCCCGACGCGTTCTTCGCCTTCGACGGGCTGGCCGAGACGATGCTGACGGTGCTGGCCGAGTTCGGCGCTTTCCCCGCGGTGATCGCGGCCGAGCTGGACCGCTACCTGCCGTTCCTGTCGACCACCAAGATGCTGATGGCCGCCGTGCGGGCGGGCGTCGGCCGCGAGACGGCCCACGAGCTGATCAAGGAGCACGCCGTGGCGGCGGCGCTGGCCATGCGTGAGACCGGCGCGGCCAACACGCTGCTGGAGCGGCTCGACGCCGACCCGCGCTTCCCCCTAGACCTTCCCGCGCTGCGCGCCGCGCTGGCCGACCCGGTCACCTTCACCGGCGCGGCGGCGGCCCAGGTCACCGAGGTGGTGTCCCGGGTGGAGGCCGTGGTGGCCCGCCACCCCGAGGCCGCCGCCTACCGGCCCGGCGCCATCCTGTGA